A stretch of DNA from Pseudonocardia hierapolitana:
ATGCCCAGCACCGGGCACGTGATGCCCGCCAGCTCCGGGCGGATGTCCCAGTCCCGGAAGGCGTCGTCGAGCCAGCCGTCGTTCCAGTTCCAGAACGTGACGTCGGGGTCGCGGTGGTAGCGGGCCATCCGCGCGCGCAGGTCACCCTCGACGTAGTCGCGGCGCGCCTGCTCGATGCCGCGCAGCCCTGCCTCCTCGACGAACACGTGCGGCGCGATGACCACGACCCCCTCCACCTCGGCCGTACCCGCGTGCAGCAGGGCGATCGAGCCCCCGTCGCTGTGCCCGACGAGCACGACCCGGTCCAGGCCGAGCGCCGCGCGTACCTCCGGGACGACCTCGGCCGCCTCGTCGTGCATGTACCGCGGCGTCCGCTTGCCGGTCGGGAGGTCGGAGCCGCCGTGGCCGAGCCGGGAGAACGCGACCGCGCGGCGGCCGGTGGCGGCGGCGAGCCGGTGGTGGAACCGCCGCCACAGCCGGACCGATCCGAGGCCCTCGTGCAGGAGGAGCAGCGGGGCGAGTGCGGGATCGCCGGGCACGTCGTCGTACTCGACGCGCCCGCCGGGCACGTCGACGAGCGGAAGGTCCACGCCCGGAGCCTGCCTGCCGCTAGGCCGGCCCGTCCAGCCGGGTGGCGAGGCGTTTCGGCGCCACCTGGCGGTAGGCGTCGGTGACGATCTCCTCGATCTCGGTCCAGTCCACGTCCGGCACGTCGAGGTACACGCCGAGCCAGCCGCGGACGCCGACGTAGGGCGGGCGGAAGAACCGCGACGGGTCGGTGGCCACGAGTTCCTCCTGCACGCCCGGCGGGGCCGCGCACCAGAACGCGAGGCGGTCGTCGTGGTGGTGGTCGGCGAACATCACGAAGGTCTTGCGCACGAACCAGGTCGGCTCGCCGTGGCTCAGCTTCTCCGTGACCTCGGGCAACCCCGTGCAGATGGCGCGGAGCCGCTCCAGCGGCGTCACCCCGGGACCGCCCGCAGCACCGAGTAGCCCGACCCGCCCGCCGGGGTGACGTCGGTGAGCCGCAGCCCCGCCGCGGTGAGCAGGTCCGCGAACTCCGCCTCGGTGCGCTCCCGTCCGCCCGTGCAGACGAGCATGTTGAGATCGCTCATCAGGAGCATGCGCTGGTCGCCGAGCACCTGCGGATCCTCCCGGAGGATCGGCTCCACCAGCAACAGCACCCCATGAGCCGGCATCGCCTCCCGCACGCGGGAGAGGATCGCGACGCTGCGCTCGTCGTCCCAGTCGTGGATCACGCTCTTCACGACGTACGCGTCGGCGGCCGGGACCGCGGTGAAGAAGTCGCCGGTCACCACCGTGCAGCGCTCGGTCACCACCGGATCGCCCACCCCGGAGGGCGAGTCGAACAGGATCCCCTGCAGGTGGGGGTGCGCGTCGAGGAATGCGGCGAGCAGGGTGCCGTTGCCGCCGCCGATGTCGGCGAGGGTCGTGACGCCGGTCAGGTCGCATGCGGCGGCGATGCCGGGCGCGGCCATCCGCGTGCCCTCGGCCATCGCCTCGGTGAAGATCGCGTTCAGGTGCGGGTCGTCGGCCATGTACGCGAATGCCGGCCTGCCGGTGACCTTCTCGAACGCCACGTCCCCCGTCCGGACGCTCCACTCCAGCTCGCCCCACGCCCGCCAGACCGCGTCGCCGCAGAACAGCTGCGCCAGGTTGCCGATCGAGCCGGGGAGCCCGGTGCGCAGCAGCTGCCCGCCGGGGGTGAGCGCGTAGGTCCCCTCAGCGGTCCGGTCCACCAGGTCCAACCCGATGGCCGCGCGCAGCAGCCTGAGCAGTGCGCCCGGGTGCGCGCCGGTGCGGGTGGCGAGTGCGTCGAGGGCGAGCGCGCCGTCGCCCAGCGCGTCCGGCACGCCGAGCCGGGCGAGGGTCTGCACCACCTGGGCCGGGAAGAACCCGAAGACCAGCCCGGCCACCCGTTCCCGTTCCGCCGCTGCGGTCACGGCTTCACCTGCGGCCGGTAGCTCCCGACGGACCAGATGTTGCCCTCCGGGTCGCGCACGGCGTACTCGCGCGAGCCGTAGGGCTGGTCCACCAGCTCCTGCACGACCTCGGCCCCCGCCGCGACGGCGCGGTCGTGGTGGGCGTCGACCGCCTCGGCGGAGTCGAGGGCGAGGTAGACGACCGCGCGGCCGGTGTCGAACGGGTCCGCCGTGCCGCGCCGGGTGCCGACCATGACCACGCCGTCGCCGAAGCTCAGCTCGGCGTGCCCGACGGTGCCGTCGTCGGCGGTGGAGAGGTGCTGCTCGACCAACCCGAGCGTGCCCGTGAGGTACGCGATCGCCGCCCGGGCGTCGTCGTAGCGGAGGGTCACGTAGATGCTCATGCACCAGACCGTAGGAACCGTCGCGGCCGACGGCTTGGACGAATGGGAACCGGTGCTCAGCTCCACTCGGCCAGGTACTCGCTGGGCGTGCACGCGGCGAGCGCGTGGAACTCGCGCACGAGGTGGGCGTGGTCGGCGTACCCGCATGCGGCGGCGACGTCGGAGATCGAGGCCGCCGTGACCGGCCGCGCCGAGATCTGCTGGGTGCCGTAGGCGCTGGTCGGGGCCAGCAGCCGGGCGGCGCGCTGGAACCGCAGAACCCGCGCGGCCGTCTTCGGGCCGAGGCCCACCTGGCCGCGGAAGCGGTTGAGCAGGTGGCGGCGGCTCCAGCCGGTGTCGGTGGCGAGCTCCTGCACCCCGACCCGACCCGCGCTGCGCACCAGCTGCCGCCACGCCCACGCGACCTCCGGGTCCGGCCGGGCGGCGGACGCGTCGAGGCGGCGCAGCAGCGCGTCGTCGAGCAGGGCGAAGCGGCGCGGCCAGTCCGGCGCATCGGCCAGGCGGGCGGGCAGGTCGGCCAGCTCGGGCACGTCGAGCTCGGTGAGCTGGGGCGCCACGTTGGTGAGCTCCGGCATCGGCCTGCCGAGCAGCGCGAAGACACCGAGCGGGCCCAGGTCGACCTGCACTCCGAGCTGGTGGCCGACGTACTCGGTCAGGACCGGACCGTCGTGCATGCCGGCCAGGAACGAGGCCGGGGCAGAGGGTCCCGCCGGGCCGTGCAGCCGGATCCGCGGGCCGAGGCTGATGATCAGGGTGCACGAGGCCACGGGCGCCTGCCGGCGCCGCACCGGCGTGCTGCTGTGCTCCCGGTAGCCCAGGTAGCGCACGACGTACCGGGCGAGCGCGGGGTGCGGCCGCCCCAGGGAGTACTCCCCGTCCACCCCGCCAGGATGGCACGTAGGGGCGGGACGGCGCCTGCCCCTACGCTGTGCCCGATCGCCACAGCCACATGCTGTTCGGCGAGCGCCGCCGCTTCAGCAGGCTCGACGCCACGCACCCGCCGCTGCACGAGCGGATCGTCGCCCTCGACCCGACCTTCCGCGAGGCCGACCTCGAGCGGCTGCGGGAACGCGGGCGCGACGAGCTCCCGCGCGAGCCGGCCGAGGACGTCGCTCAGGGCGCCGCCCCTCCGTCGGCGCGGGTCAGGCGTGATGCGCCGCCCGGTGGGCGGCCAGCACGTCGCGGCCGAAGTCGGACTCCGGGTCGCGCCACACCGCGTGGGCGTGGTTGGCGTGCTGCTGGGTGTTGTCCCACTCGATGAGCAGCCGTGGGCCCTGCAGCCGGTAGTAGTGCGGCTCGCCGGCAGCTGTGGAGCCGGCCCACGCGAAGTGCACGGCGCCGAGCGCGTCCGGGTCGTCGTAGCGGGGGAGCGGTGACACCGCGGCCGGGACGCGGTCGAGGTAGGTGGCGAGCAGCGCGCGCAGCACCTCGCGCTGCGTGGCGTCGAGCTCGGCGCCCGGCACGCCCTTCGGCTCGGCCATGATCGCGACGGCCTCCTGGTCGGCGCCGTGCAGGCCGGTCACGGGCGACGCCGGCTCGGCCGGTGTGCGCGGGCCGGGGCGCCACAGCCCGGTGCGCTGCACCCCGTTGTCGATCCTGGGGCTGTTGCCCCCCACGATGTCGTCGGGAGCGCGGGAGAGCAGCACGGCCCGGGCGGCGAGCTCGGGGTTCAGGGAGCGCACCAGCTCGCGGGCCAGGTCCTCGGGCGCCCCGAGGAGGCGCAGGCTCGCGCCGCCCAGCAGCGGCGACCCGGCCGGGTTGGCGCCGAGGAAACACGGCGTGGTGGCCACGACGCGCCCGTCCACGACGAGGTTGTGCAGCGACACGTGGTGACCGCCGAACCGCCATCCCCACGGCCGGGAACCGCCCGGTTCGCCGAAGACCCGCAGGAAGTACCTGCCCGGGTCGCGGCCCCGCTCCCACCCGAAGTCCACGCTGAAGCCCTCGTAGCGGTCGAGGACGTTCTCCAGGCCGAGCACGGTGGCCACGGTGGTGTACCCGGCCTCCGACAGGCCCGTGGAGAGCAGGCGCATGACGAGCCGGTGCTGCGCCGGGCGCTGCTGGTGGAAGGTGAGCCCGCCGTGGTCGGTGGGGGTGTAGAACCAGCGCGTGCGCTCGGACTCCGCAGCGTCATCGGCCTCGCCGCCCACCCCCGGCGCCGGGCCGACCGCCACCTCGCGCTGGGCCGGGTCGAGGGAGTCGAGCCATGCCGTGGCCGCCTCGGCCATCCGATCCGCCACTTCGCGACCGGCGTCGGTCACCGCCTGTGCCATGGGATGACCTTAACCGCCCGGCCCGAACCGTCTAGGCCGTGTCTCGCGGATCTTGACCGCGCTCTTCGAGCCCGGATCGTCCTGGCTGCGTTGTCGGCCCGACCGGGTATTCCGATAGAACGGCTCGGGCCTCCGCCTTGCCAGGAACGATCTGGATCTCGAAGCCCATCGCCCAAGATCCACGAAACACGGCCTAGACCGCCGGCATGGGCGGTCCGCCGAGCCCTCCCCGTGCCCGGCCCAGCCGGATCTCGCACCGCACGGCGGCCGGGTCCAGGCCGGTGAGGTCGACGATCAGCGACCGGGCCGCGTCCTCGGCGTCCGGCATCGCCTGGGCGGTGGTGGCTGCCTCGATCTCGGGCACGTAGAGCACGAGGTGCCGTTCCGAGAGCCAGGCCACCACCTCGAACGTCCGCTCGCCGGCGTGCGTGGCCACACCGACCACGGTAGTCGGCGAACGCGCTGCCGTCGTCATCCACAAGGAGTGACGGAGCAGTCCTCGTCGTCGCCGGGACGGTCCACCCCGGGGTCACCGAGTATCCCCGGTCGCTCGGGATCGTCGGGGCTGACGTCCGGCTCGTCCGGTGGCGGCGCCGGTGCCATACCCGGTGGTTCAGGGGGCGGGTCGGACGGCGGCGCGGGCGGGGGTGGCGGGTTCTCGTTCGGGCCCAGCGGCGACGGGGGCTCGCCGATGGGCCGCAACGGCGGGAAGTCCTCGACCGGGGAACCGGACAGGGCCTCGGACATGACCTTCTGCCACACGTCGCCGGGCAGGCTGCTGCCCTGGATCGGGCGGCCGCGAGCGGTGCGGATCGGCGAGTTCATGTCGGTGCCCATCCACACCGCGGTGGCGAGCGACGGCGTGAACCCGGCCATCCACGCGTCGTTGTTCTCGCCCTCGAACCGGGACTGGACGGTGCCGGTCTTCGCCGCCACGGGGCGCTGCCCCGGCAGGGCGAGACGGTCGTGCTCGGCGACCTCGAGCATCGCCTCGACCACGTTGCGCGCCACCCGCTCCGGGAAGCGGCGCTCGCCCTCGGTGGCGGCCTGGTAGAGCACCCGGTCGTCGGCGGTGACGACGGACGACACGAGGTGCGGCTGGCGCCATACCCCGCCGGCCGCGATCGTCGCGTACGCCGATGCCAGCTCGAGCGTCGACACCTCCTTGTTGCCGAGCGCGATGCCCTCGGTCGGGTCGTCGAGCGGCGCGGTGATGCCGGCGGCGCGGGCCGCGGCGGCGACGGCGTCGGGTCCGACCTCCTTGGCGAGGGTGTGGAAGACGACGTTGTTCGACACCGTCATGGCCTGCTTGAGGTCGCACTCGTCGCAGTCGGCGCCCTCCGCGTTGCGCAGGCCCGGAATCTCCCGCCCGTCGAAGACCTCGCCGAGGCCGACCGGCGGGTTGCGCAGCAGCCCCGCGAGCACGACGAACGGCTTGAACGTCGACCCGGCGAGCTTGCGCACCTGCGCGTAGTCCAGGCCCAGCCCGTTGTCGCCGCCGTAGTAGGCGAGCACGCCGCCGGTCCGCGGGTCGATCGCCACCACGGCGCTGCGCAGGTTCACCGGTTGCCCGTCCAGCGCGTCGTGGGCCGCCTCGACCACCTGCTGCTGCCGGCGCGGGTCCACCGTCGTCGTGATCCGCAGGCCCTCCTGGGCGACGTCCTGCTCGGTGAACCCGAGGTCCTCGAGCTCCGCGGTGACGGCGCTGACGATGTGGCCGCGGCTGTCGGTCGGCACGCCGCGGGCGAGGGCGCGGCGCGCGTCCGTCCGCGGGAAGTGCGCGGCGGCGCGGTCGGCCGGGGTGAGCCAGCCCTGCGAGACCATCCCGTCGAGCACGAAGCTCCACCGCTCGACGGCCCGGTCCGGGCTGACCGCGGGGTCCCACCGGGACGGCGACTGGATCAGGCCGGCGAGCAGCGCACCCTCGGTCGCCGTGAGGTCCTGGACGTTCTTGTCGAAGTAGGACTGGGCGGCGGACTGGATGCCGTAGGCGCCGCGGCCGAAGTAGATCGTGTTCAGGTAGTCGGCGAGGATCTCGTCCTTCGTCCGCTCCTGGGAGATCTTGACCGCGAGGATGACCTCCTTGTACTTCCGCCACAGCGTCTGCTCGTCGCCGACGAGCGCCTTCTTGACGAACTGCTGGGTGATCGTGGACCCGCCGCCCTCGCCGCCGCGCAGCTGGTTCCAGGCCGCCCGCATGATGCCGGTGAGGTCGAAGCCGGGGTTGGAGTAGAACGAGCGGTCCTCCGCGGCGAGCACCGCGTGCCGCACGTGCAGCGGCACCTGGTCGATCGGGACCTTGGTCCGGTTGCCCTCCTCGGGCACGAGGCGGGTGAGCGGGCTCCCGTCGGCGAACGAGACCACCGTGACCTGGTTGTTCACCGCCTCGTCCGGATTGGGGACCGAGAAGGCCAGGTAGCCGGCCGTGAAGGCGAGGACCGGCCCCAGCACGGCCGCGGCCGCGACGCCGAGCAGCGCGCGCCGCAGGAGCCGCACGCGCCGGGCGTGCCGCTGCTGCTGCGGGGACTGCCGGCGGGCGCGGGCGGGAGCCCCGACGGCAGGCAGCTCGTCGGTGGCCTCCGGTGCGCGGTGGCGGGCGGTGTCCTCGCCCGCCCGGGCCGGCGCCTGCCCCGCCGATCCGTTCCGCTGGGCCCGGTTCCGCTGTGGCTTCGGCGGCTGCCACCAGGCGACGCCCGACGGATGGGCATCCCGCCGCGACCGTTGGGTCGGCAGCCCCGCACCCCGCACCCCGGCTCCCGTGGAGCGGGTGGAGTGCCTCGGGTGGGCTCCGTGCACGCGTCCCCACCTCCCTGACCAGCACCCCCCGCCCCGGGTGCGGGGAGGACGTGGGGTCCAACGGGAGCTGCCGTGCGGGCGGTGTGGCGAAGGACGCGACATCACCCGATGGGCGTGCGCAGTGTGATCACGACCGGGTTCGAGGGCCCTATCCGTGCACGCTGCGTGAGCGGCCGTCCGTCGGACGGCCGCGTGCACGTCGCCGTCGGGATGCTCGGTGCGGCCGAGCCGGAGGTGGTGGTGCGCTTGGGCAGCGCCTGGCACCACGTGGTGCGGGAGGTCCCCGACCCTGCGCCTCCCGCGGCGCTGCCGCCCGGGCCTCGGGTGCCGTGACGCTCGTGGGAGGGCGGGAGGACGAGGAGGTGGCCGGTCGGCGCAGTGGCGGTGCCGCCGAGCGGGTGGACCACCATTGCTCCACTGCGCAGCGGGATGCTGCGGGGATGCTCCCCGCTCCCCGCGACCCCCACGCGCCCGAGGCGGTGCCCCCCGACCCGCCTCCGGCTCCGCCACCCGAGCCACCGCTCGCCCCCCAGCTCACCGGGCTCCTGCGGTCCGCGGGAGCGCAGGCCGTCCACGCCGTCGTCGGTGAGCACGGTGACGTGCTCGTCGAGGTCGGTCTCGCCGACGGCGACGACGTCCCCGCGCTCGTGCAGCTCGCCCGCGCCGCCAACGCCCTCGGCCGGGGACGCGGCGAGTGGGTGGAGGACCTCGTCGTGACCCTCGGCCGCACCGTGCACGTGCTCCGCGAGTGCGACGGGGTGGTGCTGCACGCGCGCCTCGATCCGGCCCGGGGGGACCTCGGCGCCGTTCGGCGCGGGCTCGCCGCCGACGGCGTGCGGCGTGCCGCCGCCGCGGCAGGACGTGCCGCAGCGTCCGGTGCGAGGGGGTCCGGCACGAGCGGGCCCAGCACGAGAGATGCCGAGGCGGCAGGGCCCGACGTGGCAGCGCTGGGCCCAGCAGGGCCCGACACCGCACGGCCGGGGTCAGCAGGCTTCGCCGGCGCCGGTCGGGGCGTGCAGGCAGGACGTCCGGGCCCGGCCCGCGACGGCGGTGCACGATCGGCAGGCGAGAGGTCCGGTCCCCGCCCCGCCGCGGTGCCGCCCGCCGGGCCGCGCCGCGCCGCCCACCCGCGTCCCGCGGCCGACGCATGGCCGTACTCCCTCCCGCAGCGGTCGACCGCAGCGCCGTCGACGCCCGCGCCGTCCGCTGCAGCGCCGTCGACGCCCGCGCCGTCCGCTGCAGCGCCGTCGACGCCCGCGCCGTCCACTCCCGCGCCGTCGACCGCAGCGCCGTCCACCCCCGCGCCCTCGCCGACCCGCCGTCACGCCGGCCCCCGACCGGCCGACGCGTCGGGCGCACACCGCCTGTCCGGTCCGGCCGGGCCGCCGCTCGCCGCGGTGCCCACGGCCCCGGCGATGCAGCCGGTCGTACCCCAGCCCCGCCCGGTTCCCCCGCGCCCGCTCGCGAGCACGCCCCCGCGGGACCGCCCCCAGCCGGTGCAGCAGCAGGTACAGCAGCCGGTGTCCCAGCCCGCGCCGCAGCCGGTGTCCCAGCCCGTGCCCCAGCCCGCGCCGCAGCCGGTGTCTCAGCCGGTGTCTCAGCCGGTGTCTCGGCCCTCGCAGCAGATCCCCCGGCAGATCCCCCGGCAGATCCCGCAGCAGCAGAACCCGCAGCCTTCGCCGCAGCCGCGACCGGAGCGGCTGCCGGAACCGCCGCCGGTGCCGCTGCCGCGGCACGCGCTGCGGTCCGGTCCGGACGGCAGGGACCCCGCGCTCGTCACGGTCGACGGCGGCCACCCGGCCACCCCTGCGGGGGCGCTCGCCGTGCTCGCGCTCCCGCCGGTGGCGACGCTGCCCCGGCGCAGGCGCGCCTCTCCCGCGGCGCCGGCTCCCTCCCGGCACGCGATCATGGTGCCCTCGGTGCTCCGGCAGCCGTGGGCCTCCGACGTCGGCACGATGCGGCGGATGCTCGCCGGGCTCCACCGGATGAGCTAGCTCCGGCTGTTGCCGCAAACCGCTCGCGGGCGCTGGCGAGTGCCCCACTAGCATCGACGGACCTCGGGTGGTCCGCGCCCGAGCCCGAAACCCGTGGAGGTCCCCCGTGTCCGCGCCCGCATCCCGCCCCGCGTCCGCCCCTGTCCGGGTGCCGGCCGGGACGACGGCCGGGGCCGCCGTACGGGAGGCGGGGTTGCCCACCACCGGGCCCACCGCGATCGTCGTCGTGCGGGATGCCGGTGGGCAGCTGCGCGACCTCGCCTGGGCGCCGGAGTCCGACGTGGAGGTCGAGGCGGTCGCCGCCGACACCGACGAGGGCCGCAGCGTCATCCGGCACTCGGCCGCGCACGTGCTCGCGCAGGCCGTGCAGCAGCTGCACCCCGAGGCCAAGCTCGGTATCGGCCCGCCCATCACCGACGGCTTCTACTACGACTTCGACGTCGAGAAGCCGTTCACCCCGGACGACCTGGGCAAGCTCGAGTCGGCCATGAAGAAGATCATCAAGGCCGGCCAGCGGTTCTCCCGCCGCCGCTTCGACTCGCGCGACGACGCCCGCAAGGAGCTCGCCGACGAGCCGTACAAGCTCGAGCTGATCGACCTCAAGGGTGCTCCCGGTGAGGACGTGGTGGAGGTCGACGCCACGGGCGAGCTCACCATCTACGACAACGTGCACGCGCACACCGGGGAGACGGTCTGGTCGGACCTGTGCCGCGGCCCGCACGTGCCCACCACCCGCTTCATCCCGGCGTTCAAGCTGATGCGCACCGCGGCGGCGTACTGGCGGGGCGACGAGAAGAACCCGCAGCTGCAGCGCATCTACGGCACCGCGTGGGAGAGCCAGGAGGCCCTCGACGCGCACCTCGAGCGGATCGCGGAGGCCGAGCGCCGCGACCACCGCCGCCTCGGCGCCGAGCTCGACCTGTTCTCCTTCCCCGACGAGATCGGCTCGGGCCTCGCGGTGTTCCACCCGAAGGGCGGGGTGATCCGCAGGGAGCTGGAGGACTATTCGCGCAAGCGCCACGAGGAGGCGGGCTACGAGTTCGTCAACACCCCGCACATCACCAAGGCGCAGCTGTTCGAGACCTCGGGGCACCTGTCCTGGTACCGCGAGGGCATGTACCCGGCGATGCACCTCGACGAGGAGCTGAACGCCGACGGCACCGTGCGCAAGCCCGGCCAGGACTACTACCTGAAGCCGATGAACTGCCCGATGCACAACCTGATCTTCCGGTCCCGCGGACGGTCCTACCGCGAGCTGCCGCTGCGGATGTTCGAGTTCGGCAGCGTGTACCGGTACGAGAAGTCGGGTGTGGTGCACGGGCTGACCCGTGTCCGCGGCATGACCCAGGACGACGCCCACATCTACTGCACCCAGGAGCAGATGCAGGGCGAGATCCGGTCGCTGCTGAAGTTCGTGCTCGACCTGCTGGCCGACTACGGCCTCGACGACTTCTACCTCGAGCTCTCGACGAGGGACCCGGAGAAGTCGATCGGTTCCGACGAGGACTGGGAGCGCGCCACGGACGCCCTGCGCGAGGCCGCCGAGGCCAGCGGGCTGGACCTGGTGCTCGACCCGGGCGGCGCCGCCTTCTACGCCCCGAAGATCAGCGTGCAGGTCAAGGACGCGATCGGGCGCAGCTGGCAGATGTCCACCATCCAGGTGGACCTCATGGAGCCGGGCCTGTTCGGCCTGGAGTACACCGCGGCCGACGGCTCCCGCCAGCAGCCGGTCATGATCCACCGCGCCCTGTTCGGCTCCATCGAGCGCTTCTTCGGGGTGCTCACCGAGCACTACGCGGGCGCGTTCCCGGCGTGGCTCGCGCCGGTGCAGGTGGTCGCCATCCCGGTCACCGACGAGCAGGTGCCCTACGTCGAGGACGTCGCCGCGCAGCTGCGCAGCAACGGCGTGCGCGTCGAGGTGGACGCGAGCGACGACCGGATGCAGAAGAAGATCCGCACCCACACGCTGCAGAAGGTGCCGTTCCTGCTGCTCGTCGGCGGGCGGGACGCCGAGGCGGGGGCGGTGAGCTTCCGGTTCCGCGACGGCAGCCAGCTCAACGGGATCCCGGCGGCGGACGCCGTCGCCACCGTCGTCGACTGGATCCGCAGCCGCACGAACGTCTCGCCGAACGCGGACGTCTTCGCCGCCGCTCCCTGAGGCGAACCTAGGATCGGCGCATGAGCGAGTCGGGCGAGCCGGCGTACGAGGCGCGCGACGGTGTCGGCACCCCCGACGGGTTCCGCAGGCTCTGGACCCCGCACCGGCTGGCCTACATCAAGGAGGCCGGTGCGGAGGGCTGCCCGTTCTGCCGCATCCCGAAGCTGTCCGACGAGGACGGGCTCGTCGTGGCCCGCGGCGATACGGTGTACGCGGTGCTGAACCTGCACCCGTACAACCCGGGGCACCTCATGGTGCTGCCCTACCGGCACGTGGCGGAGCTGGAGGATCTCGAGCCGGCCGAGGCGAGCGAGCTCATGACGTTCACCCAGGCCGCGGTGCGGGCCATGAAGAGGGTGGCGGCGCCGCACGCGTTCAATGTCGGTCTCAACCTGGGCACGGTCGCGGGCGGTTCGCTCGCCGAGCACTTGCACCAGCACGTCGTGCCGCGCTGGGGCGGTGACGCGAACTTCATCGCCGTGATCGGGCAGACGAAGGTGATCCCGCAGCTGCTGTCGGAGACCCGGTCACTGCTGGCGGAAGCGTGGCCGGTGCCCGGCGCGGCTGCGGACCGGCCATCGGGCGGGCGGCAGTAGGCTTGATTGCGGCCGGCGCACTAGGTAGAGGCGGGCGCCGGCCCGGCGACCAAGCAGGAGTCCATGCTCAACGTCTTCGCCCGCGTGCAGGTCAACCGCGTGACCGAGCCCGTAGGCCGCTGGCTGGTCGCGCGGGGCGTCGCGCCCGACGTCGTCACGGTGATCGGCACGGTCGGCTCGGTGGCCGCGGCGCTGTGGTTCCTCCCGCGGGACGAGCTGTTCGTCGGCGCCGTCGTGGTCACGCTGTTCGTGCTGCTCGACCTCGTCGACGGGGCCATGGCCCGCGCTCGCGGCTACAGCACGCCGTTCGGGGCCGTCCTCGACTCCACCTGTGACCGGATCGCCGACGGCGCCCTGTTCGCCGGCCTCACCTGGTGGTGCCTCGGCGCGGGCGAGGAGCGGGTGCTCGGCATCGCGGCGCTGCTGTGCCTCGTGTCGGGGCAGCTCGTGTCCTACATCAAGGCGCGGGCCGAGGGCGCGGGACTGTCGGCCGACGGCGGCCTCGTCGAGCGCGCCGAGCGGCTGATCGTCGCGCTCGTCGGCACGGGGCTGCACGGGCTCGGCGTGCCGTACGCGCTGCACGTCGCGCTGTGGCTGCTCGCGGCGGCCTCGGTGTGGACGGTCGGGCAGCGGATCGCGGCGGTGCACCGCAGCGCCCGTGACGCCGCGGCCGGCACGAACGCATCCGACACGACCCCGCCCGACCCGGCTCCGAACCCGTGAACGAGCGGCTGGCCGACATCCGGTACGCGCTGGCGTGGCGGGCGGCGCGGACCCTTCCGGCCGGTGTCACGGCGCGCGCGTTCCGGCTCGCGGCCGATCTCGCCGCCCGTTCCGGAGGTGGGCCTGCCGCAGGGCTGCGGCGCAACCTCGCGCGCGTGGTACCGGACGCCACGCCTGCCGAGCTGGACGCCCTGGTGCGGGAAGGGCTGCGCAGCTACGCCCGGTACTGGTGCGAGATGTTCCGCCTGCGGCCAGGTGACGCCCCGGCCGTGCACGCCTTGATGGAGCGCGGGATGAGCGGCACGGCGCCGTTCTACTCGGCACTCGAGGAGGGTCGCGGGGTGGTGTTCGCGGTGCCGCACAGCGGCAACTGGGACGCCGCGGGCGTCTGGGTGGTGGAGACGCTGCGCCGCCTCGGCCACGAGCCCGTGTTCACCACGATGGCGCAGCGGCTGCGCCCGGAGTCGCTCTACCGCCGGTTCCTGGCCTACCGCCAGGCCCTCGGGTTCGAGGTGGTGGCCGCGGAGGCGGGACTCACCGCCCACCGGGCACTCACCCGGCGGCTGCGGGCGGGCGGGGTGGTGTGCCTCGTCGCCGACCGGGACCTCGCCGGTTCGGGCATCGAGGTCTCGTTCTTCGGTGAGCCCGCGCGGTTCCCGGCCGGTCCCGCGCGGTTGGCGGCCCTCACGGGCGCGGTGCTGATGCCCGCCTACCCGCAC
This window harbors:
- a CDS encoding methyltransferase, with protein sequence MTAAAERERVAGLVFGFFPAQVVQTLARLGVPDALGDGALALDALATRTGAHPGALLRLLRAAIGLDLVDRTAEGTYALTPGGQLLRTGLPGSIGNLAQLFCGDAVWRAWGELEWSVRTGDVAFEKVTGRPAFAYMADDPHLNAIFTEAMAEGTRMAAPGIAAACDLTGVTTLADIGGGNGTLLAAFLDAHPHLQGILFDSPSGVGDPVVTERCTVVTGDFFTAVPAADAYVVKSVIHDWDDERSVAILSRVREAMPAHGVLLLVEPILREDPQVLGDQRMLLMSDLNMLVCTGGRERTEAEFADLLTAAGLRLTDVTPAGGSGYSVLRAVPG
- a CDS encoding VOC family protein — protein: MSIYVTLRYDDARAAIAYLTGTLGLVEQHLSTADDGTVGHAELSFGDGVVMVGTRRGTADPFDTGRAVVYLALDSAEAVDAHHDRAVAAGAEVVQELVDQPYGSREYAVRDPEGNIWSVGSYRPQVKP
- a CDS encoding helix-turn-helix domain-containing protein, coding for MDGEYSLGRPHPALARYVVRYLGYREHSSTPVRRRQAPVASCTLIISLGPRIRLHGPAGPSAPASFLAGMHDGPVLTEYVGHQLGVQVDLGPLGVFALLGRPMPELTNVAPQLTELDVPELADLPARLADAPDWPRRFALLDDALLRRLDASAARPDPEVAWAWRQLVRSAGRVGVQELATDTGWSRRHLLNRFRGQVGLGPKTAARVLRFQRAARLLAPTSAYGTQQISARPVTAASISDVAAACGYADHAHLVREFHALAACTPSEYLAEWS
- a CDS encoding MmcQ/YjbR family DNA-binding protein, yielding MTPLERLRAICTGLPEVTEKLSHGEPTWFVRKTFVMFADHHHDDRLAFWCAAPPGVQEELVATDPSRFFRPPYVGVRGWLGVYLDVPDVDWTEIEEIVTDAYRQVAPKRLATRLDGPA
- a CDS encoding DUF3500 domain-containing protein, with product MAQAVTDAGREVADRMAEAATAWLDSLDPAQREVAVGPAPGVGGEADDAAESERTRWFYTPTDHGGLTFHQQRPAQHRLVMRLLSTGLSEAGYTTVATVLGLENVLDRYEGFSVDFGWERGRDPGRYFLRVFGEPGGSRPWGWRFGGHHVSLHNLVVDGRVVATTPCFLGANPAGSPLLGGASLRLLGAPEDLARELVRSLNPELAARAVLLSRAPDDIVGGNSPRIDNGVQRTGLWRPGPRTPAEPASPVTGLHGADQEAVAIMAEPKGVPGAELDATQREVLRALLATYLDRVPAAVSPLPRYDDPDALGAVHFAWAGSTAAGEPHYYRLQGPRLLIEWDNTQQHANHAHAVWRDPESDFGRDVLAAHRAAHHA
- a CDS encoding alpha/beta fold hydrolase, whose protein sequence is MDLPLVDVPGGRVEYDDVPGDPALAPLLLLHEGLGSVRLWRRFHHRLAAATGRRAVAFSRLGHGGSDLPTGKRTPRYMHDEAAEVVPEVRAALGLDRVVLVGHSDGGSIALLHAGTAEVEGVVVIAPHVFVEEAGLRGIEQARRDYVEGDLRARMARYHRDPDVTFWNWNDGWLDDAFRDWDIRPELAGITCPVLGMQGTADPYGTVVHVEAVRDRAAGPVTLHVLESGHAPHLERPAEVEAAVADFVRGLG